From one Methanocalculus alkaliphilus genomic stretch:
- a CDS encoding DNA integrity scanning protein DisA nucleotide-binding domain protein produces the protein MSTRKDEVLMAAAVELAESVDAIAILSFLDPVPVEADVPVVWVREYQPDLMIKRNMQELLLFCEQHVLDAVIQYHLRTEVSSGKIIGVFPFAILIYDVGEGKDYLDLASYRDIVAPEILHSALSLALEIAHEGREGRNIGTAFIIGDGSSLLSRSHQAILNPYAGHPLSVCDVRNRENWESVKEFAQLDGVFIITKEGYIVAAGRYIDADARGVILPSGLGGRHMATAAITRDVPCVGITVSESGGLVRVFRDGVCRLTLRSEVSLKR, from the coding sequence GAAAAGATGAAGTCCTGATGGCAGCGGCCGTGGAGCTGGCCGAGTCTGTGGATGCTATCGCCATCCTCTCTTTTCTCGACCCTGTCCCGGTTGAGGCTGATGTTCCTGTTGTCTGGGTCAGGGAATATCAGCCTGATCTGATGATTAAGCGGAACATGCAGGAACTTCTTCTCTTCTGTGAACAGCATGTTCTTGATGCCGTTATCCAGTACCATCTCAGAACCGAGGTCTCATCCGGCAAGATTATTGGTGTATTCCCGTTTGCAATTCTCATTTATGATGTGGGAGAAGGGAAGGACTACCTCGATCTCGCCAGCTATCGTGATATTGTCGCACCTGAGATACTTCACTCAGCTCTCTCCCTCGCCCTTGAGATTGCTCATGAAGGGAGGGAAGGGAGAAATATCGGAACTGCTTTCATCATTGGTGATGGCTCATCCCTGCTCTCACGATCACATCAGGCGATATTGAACCCGTATGCAGGCCATCCCCTCTCTGTCTGTGATGTGAGGAATCGGGAGAACTGGGAGAGCGTGAAGGAGTTTGCCCAGCTTGATGGTGTCTTTATTATCACGAAAGAAGGGTATATCGTCGCTGCTGGCCGGTATATCGATGCGGACGCACGGGGTGTTATCCTTCCGTCAGGCCTCGGTGGCCGTCATATGGCGACTGCTGCCATAACACGGGATGTTCCCTGTGTTGGTATTACGGTATCTGAGAGTGGTGGCCTTGTCCGGGTCTTTCGTGACGGGGTCTGCAGACTGACTCTGCGGTCCGAGGTCTCATTAAAGCGATGA
- a CDS encoding methionine adenosyltransferase, whose product MKRNINVVQLTQTPIEEQQIELVERKCIGHPDSIADGVAEAVSRALCCEYETYCDAVLHHNTDQGEVVAGASIPSFGGGTIVRPIYLLLTGRATKHFEGHVIPTDAVSVEAARRYLAETLPTLNMERDVIVDCRMGDGSTDLCDVFKTCGQNFVPRANDTSFGVGHAPFSEVEQIILAMDKEIAETLRPKHPMIGYDIKIMGLRNGDQMTFTIASAMVDRYCSSIDDYVNMTAVMSEELRSVARKYTSRQVEVAVNTADDIASNSIFLTVNGTSAEMGDDGSVGRGNRVNGLITPNRPMSMEAASGKNPINHIGKIYNLLSTEIAQEACMKVDGITEMYVRLLSQIGKPIDHPLVASVQIIPERGVDFKSVCGDVEEIVNDRLSNITNITERVIKGELKTF is encoded by the coding sequence ATGAAACGAAACATCAACGTCGTACAACTTACACAGACACCAATTGAAGAACAGCAGATTGAGCTTGTCGAACGGAAATGCATCGGGCATCCGGACAGTATTGCAGATGGTGTTGCCGAAGCTGTCAGCCGTGCACTCTGCTGTGAGTATGAGACATATTGTGATGCAGTGCTTCACCACAACACCGATCAGGGTGAGGTTGTTGCTGGTGCCTCGATACCATCATTTGGCGGGGGGACGATCGTCCGTCCGATATATCTCCTCCTGACCGGCAGGGCAACGAAGCACTTCGAGGGGCATGTCATCCCAACCGATGCGGTCTCGGTCGAGGCCGCACGGCGGTATCTCGCAGAGACCCTGCCAACCCTGAACATGGAGCGGGATGTCATCGTTGACTGCAGAATGGGAGATGGATCAACTGACCTCTGCGATGTCTTCAAAACCTGCGGCCAGAATTTTGTTCCGCGAGCCAATGACACATCATTTGGTGTGGGGCATGCTCCATTCTCCGAGGTCGAACAGATAATCCTTGCAATGGATAAGGAGATTGCAGAGACGCTTCGTCCAAAACATCCGATGATCGGCTATGACATTAAGATCATGGGTCTCAGGAATGGTGATCAGATGACCTTCACCATCGCCTCTGCAATGGTTGACCGGTACTGCTCATCGATTGATGATTATGTTAACATGACTGCTGTCATGTCTGAGGAACTCCGGTCAGTCGCCCGGAAATATACCAGCCGTCAGGTCGAGGTCGCGGTGAACACAGCCGATGACATTGCCAGTAACAGTATCTTCCTGACCGTGAATGGAACCTCGGCAGAGATGGGGGATGACGGTTCCGTCGGCCGTGGCAACCGGGTGAACGGACTCATCACACCCAACAGGCCGATGAGCATGGAAGCCGCAAGCGGGAAGAACCCAATCAACCATATTGGCAAGATCTACAACCTCCTCTCGACCGAGATTGCACAGGAAGCCTGCATGAAGGTCGATGGGATCACCGAGATGTATGTCCGACTCCTCTCCCAGATCGGAAAACCGATCGACCATCCCCTTGTCGCCAGCGTCCAGATCATCCCGGAGAGGGGCGTGGATTTCAAATCGGTCTGTGGTGATGTTGAGGAGATCGTCAATGACAGACTTTCGAATATCACAAATATCACTGAGAGGGTAATCAAAGGTGAGCTCAAAACCTTCTGA
- the hisG gene encoding ATP phosphoribosyltransferase: MSSKPSDLIRLAIPNKGRIADPIADIIEKSGLHIHSGGDRQLIAKTVDPHIEILYVRPIDIPEYVAQGVADIGITGLDMVAERGSDVVELLDLRMGKARLVIAVPDESEYATLQDLRGRKIATEFPGITRSFFREHDVDVSIVSVSGACEAAPHLGIADAIVDLTSSGTTLKTNHLRILQDVFHSSTWLIANRRSLVDHAEKIDEISLALESVLSAKGQCYLMMNIRRDQLDEIRSILPGLSGPTVMEVASDENLVAVHAVVAEERIYQLINLVKRAGAKDILVMDVQRMIP; the protein is encoded by the coding sequence GTGAGCTCAAAACCTTCTGATCTGATCAGGCTTGCTATCCCGAATAAAGGGAGGATCGCAGATCCGATCGCCGACATTATCGAAAAAAGCGGTCTGCACATTCATAGTGGCGGCGACAGGCAGCTGATAGCAAAGACGGTGGACCCGCATATAGAGATACTCTATGTCCGGCCAATAGACATCCCTGAATATGTTGCCCAGGGTGTCGCTGACATCGGGATCACCGGGCTTGACATGGTTGCTGAACGCGGATCGGATGTTGTCGAACTTCTGGATCTCAGGATGGGAAAAGCCCGGCTCGTCATTGCTGTTCCGGACGAGTCAGAGTATGCGACGCTTCAGGATCTCAGGGGCAGAAAGATCGCCACTGAATTCCCTGGCATAACACGCTCGTTCTTTAGAGAGCATGATGTTGATGTCAGCATTGTTTCCGTGTCAGGGGCATGTGAGGCGGCACCCCACCTTGGAATTGCTGATGCCATCGTTGACCTGACAAGTTCCGGGACGACTCTGAAGACGAATCACCTGCGAATCCTTCAGGATGTCTTTCACAGTTCAACGTGGCTTATTGCAAACAGAAGGTCGCTTGTTGATCATGCAGAGAAGATCGATGAGATATCCCTGGCTCTTGAGAGTGTGTTATCAGCAAAAGGCCAGTGTTACCTGATGATGAATATCCGGCGCGATCAACTCGATGAGATCCGGTCGATCCTTCCCGGCCTCTCCGGCCCGACGGTGATGGAAGTAGCTTCAGATGAAAATCTTGTTGCAGTTCATGCGGTCGTTGCGGAGGAACGGATTTATCAGTTGATCAATCTCGTTAAGCGCGCTGGTGCAAAGGATATCCTTGTCATGGATGTCCAGCGTATGATTCCGTGA
- the hisA gene encoding 1-(5-phosphoribosyl)-5-[(5-phosphoribosylamino)methylideneamino]imidazole-4-carboxamide isomerase: MKIFPAVDILEGRCVQLVGGKRETEKAYGSPLASAIRWIDQGATALHIVNLDGAFGNAHANADVIHDLLRSTDVFTQLGGGIRSESDAAGWLNIGVDRVIIGTAATEDPGIIRRLSEEFGSDRIMAGVDARGGEIAIHGWERTAGDVSIWAARFEEEGAGSLLFTNVDVEGLCSGIVREPIERVIGSVKIPVVVSGGVSTLSDLRTLLELRAEGAVLGSALYKGLISLPDILKEIQ; encoded by the coding sequence ATGAAAATATTTCCAGCGGTCGATATTCTGGAGGGGCGGTGCGTCCAGCTTGTTGGTGGAAAGCGCGAGACCGAGAAGGCGTACGGTAGCCCGCTTGCATCAGCGATCCGATGGATTGATCAGGGAGCAACCGCTCTTCATATCGTCAATCTTGATGGGGCCTTTGGCAATGCTCATGCCAATGCCGATGTGATTCATGATCTCCTCAGATCGACAGATGTGTTTACGCAACTGGGCGGTGGGATCCGGTCCGAATCTGATGCAGCCGGATGGCTGAATATTGGTGTTGACAGGGTCATCATCGGCACAGCCGCAACCGAAGATCCAGGTATTATCAGGAGGCTTTCAGAGGAGTTCGGGTCCGATCGGATTATGGCCGGAGTTGATGCCCGGGGAGGCGAGATTGCGATACACGGTTGGGAGAGAACTGCCGGTGATGTCTCTATCTGGGCTGCACGTTTCGAGGAGGAGGGTGCAGGATCTCTCCTCTTTACCAACGTCGATGTAGAAGGGCTCTGTAGTGGGATTGTACGTGAGCCGATTGAGAGGGTGATCGGATCGGTGAAGATCCCCGTGGTGGTCTCTGGAGGCGTCTCAACACTATCTGATCTTCGAACCCTTCTTGAACTTCGTGCAGAAGGGGCGGTTCTTGGATCAGCATTATATAAGGGGTTGATCTCACTCCCTGACATTCTGAAGGAGATACAATGA
- the hisB gene encoding imidazoleglycerol-phosphate dehydratase HisB has product MRRADISRSTKETRISVSFDPDGGELSVKTGLPFLDHMLESFGRHGRFGLSVAAAGDLHIDPHHTVEDIGIVLGMAIREAIGDGRGIGRFADAAIPMDEARATVILDCGGRGYLVFEGHFRGIETGGIPNDLFEHFFSSLVHKAGITAHICFTGRSDHHICESIFKAFGITLQRALEKSGSDSEIPSTKGTF; this is encoded by the coding sequence ATGAGAAGAGCAGATATCAGTCGTAGTACGAAGGAGACCCGCATCTCTGTCAGCTTTGATCCCGATGGCGGGGAGCTATCAGTTAAGACCGGACTTCCATTCCTCGATCATATGCTTGAGTCATTCGGCCGCCACGGCCGGTTTGGCCTCTCAGTTGCAGCTGCCGGGGATCTCCATATCGATCCCCATCATACGGTTGAGGATATCGGAATTGTCCTTGGAATGGCAATACGTGAGGCGATAGGTGATGGAAGAGGAATTGGCCGGTTTGCTGATGCGGCAATTCCCATGGATGAAGCCCGTGCAACCGTCATTCTCGACTGTGGCGGGCGAGGATATCTCGTCTTTGAGGGCCATTTTCGTGGAATCGAGACGGGTGGAATCCCAAATGATCTCTTTGAGCACTTCTTCTCATCACTTGTCCACAAGGCAGGTATAACAGCACATATCTGCTTTACCGGACGATCTGACCACCATATATGCGAGTCGATCTTCAAGGCATTCGGTATTACCCTTCAACGGGCACTTGAAAAGAGTGGCAGCGATTCGGAGATCCCAAGTACAAAGGGAACGTTTTAA
- a CDS encoding histone family protein, protein MADLPIAAVVRIAKKNGAERVGSDAADALVEKAEAYIAELTKKANQYALHAGRKTIKEEDIELAAKSEA, encoded by the coding sequence ATGGCAGACCTACCAATCGCAGCCGTAGTAAGGATTGCAAAGAAAAATGGTGCAGAACGCGTCGGAAGCGATGCAGCTGATGCACTTGTCGAGAAGGCTGAAGCCTATATTGCTGAACTGACGAAGAAGGCAAACCAGTATGCCCTTCACGCAGGAAGAAAGACGATTAAAGAGGAAGATATCGAACTCGCAGCAAAGAGCGAGGCATAA
- the mtxX gene encoding methanogenesis marker protein Mmp4/MtxX: protein MIRIGIGLARPNDHLVHAVREVANEGITPILFAPRSIPEISGIACRVSDNPERDLVDALMGGQIDAAVRGTLPAHSTLRYLREAAGVDHLQRVALLETGDGRQFLLAPVGIDEGSTIKSRIELIQKAIKLAEQTGRNKKVAILSGGRLEDIGRNPDVDRSLADAELIARCSGGDHCEILIEEVVGEYGIVIAPDGISGNLIFRTLVLLGSGTGHGAPVVNIDVPFVDTSRATEGFGNAIRLAKDLIRKK from the coding sequence ATGATTCGGATCGGTATCGGACTGGCCAGGCCCAATGATCATCTGGTTCACGCCGTCAGGGAGGTGGCAAACGAGGGCATCACCCCCATACTATTTGCTCCCAGATCAATCCCTGAGATTTCAGGCATAGCATGCAGGGTCTCAGACAATCCTGAACGTGATCTTGTGGATGCCCTGATGGGTGGTCAGATCGATGCTGCTGTCAGAGGAACACTGCCAGCACATTCCACACTCAGGTATCTCAGGGAGGCTGCCGGAGTTGATCACCTCCAGCGTGTTGCTCTCCTTGAGACAGGTGACGGACGGCAGTTTCTGCTTGCACCAGTCGGTATCGACGAGGGATCCACCATCAAATCCAGGATAGAGCTGATTCAGAAGGCCATAAAACTGGCAGAGCAGACTGGACGGAACAAAAAAGTCGCCATCCTCTCCGGAGGAAGACTTGAGGATATCGGCCGCAATCCGGATGTGGACAGGAGCCTGGCTGACGCTGAACTCATTGCACGGTGTAGCGGAGGAGATCATTGTGAAATACTGATCGAAGAGGTCGTCGGAGAATATGGTATTGTCATCGCTCCGGATGGTATATCCGGCAACCTGATCTTTCGTACCCTCGTCCTCCTGGGATCGGGCACCGGACATGGCGCACCTGTCGTAAATATCGATGTACCATTCGTGGATACTTCGCGCGCAACAGAGGGTTTTGGAAATGCAATCAGGCTTGCCAAAGACCTCATCCGAAAAAAATAG
- a CDS encoding methanogenesis marker 2 protein, with the protein MAKNCSTQSVATAVREYEGVTRKHAIGEIIRSLRLDRPDVVASFGEDAAVIRQGENGLLLAADGIWNKLMEADPYWAGFCAVLVNIHDIAAMGGEPLAMVDILSFTDDQLMAEVTRGMADAAVRFNVPIVGGHLHPNTPYNVIDIAILGTARIDEIIYSDKAQTGDAIIAAIDIKGRVHPSCAMNWDSVTMKDGETLRSQIRVMKGLGEDNLVTAAKDISNPGVIGTLGMLLEMSEKGALVDLHAIPMPDLHEHGITFEHWVRMYPGMGFILTASQEHVDEVCRRFRVAGMAAQVIGTVTDGRELTLTYQGEKTSVFDFSVDGIIGIFDGCRQR; encoded by the coding sequence GTGGCAAAGAACTGCTCCACTCAATCAGTAGCAACAGCGGTAAGAGAATACGAAGGTGTGACACGAAAGCATGCTATCGGTGAGATTATTCGCTCATTACGACTCGACAGACCTGATGTGGTCGCATCTTTTGGGGAGGATGCGGCGGTTATCCGTCAGGGAGAAAACGGCCTTCTTCTCGCAGCAGACGGAATATGGAATAAATTAATGGAGGCAGACCCATACTGGGCCGGGTTCTGCGCTGTTCTGGTGAATATCCATGATATTGCAGCTATGGGGGGTGAGCCCCTGGCAATGGTCGATATCCTCTCCTTCACCGACGATCAGCTGATGGCTGAGGTGACACGTGGTATGGCCGATGCAGCTGTACGATTCAATGTACCGATCGTTGGTGGGCATCTTCACCCAAATACACCCTATAATGTCATCGATATTGCGATCCTCGGAACCGCCCGGATAGATGAGATTATCTACAGTGACAAGGCGCAGACAGGTGATGCAATCATCGCGGCAATAGACATAAAAGGCCGTGTTCACCCCTCATGTGCAATGAACTGGGATTCAGTGACGATGAAAGACGGAGAGACGCTCAGATCACAGATTCGTGTCATGAAAGGTCTTGGAGAAGATAATCTCGTCACCGCTGCCAAGGACATCTCCAATCCCGGTGTGATCGGAACGCTTGGGATGCTCCTTGAGATGAGTGAAAAGGGAGCCCTTGTGGATCTCCATGCAATACCGATGCCAGACCTGCATGAGCATGGCATCACCTTTGAGCACTGGGTCAGAATGTATCCAGGCATGGGCTTTATTCTCACCGCGAGCCAGGAGCATGTCGATGAGGTCTGCAGACGATTCAGGGTGGCTGGTATGGCTGCACAGGTGATAGGAACGGTGACCGATGGAAGGGAGCTGACCCTGACGTACCAGGGAGAGAAGACCAGCGTCTTTGACTTTTCGGTGGATGGAATCATCGGCATCTTCGATGGGTGCAGACAGAGATGA
- a CDS encoding replication factor C large subunit translates to MIMDWAEKYRPKELADIVGNRSAVHQLLDWAKDWTSEHKPVLLYGKPGIGKTSTAYALARDLGWEIIELNASDQRTKGAIERIAGSSSVTASLSGARRRLILLDEADNLEGNADRGGAKAIADIIRHSRQPIILIANDAYGVAPEVRKLCEQIQFRAVPARSLAPYLRGICASEGLHCDEEAIRMIAEDARGDIRSALNMLFGTSVGRDRITPADLHAHQKDSRSTIFDLIAKTISGSPDDTLIRLSYEVEDTPDAVIQWLEGAVAQHREGWRRASGLSILSRADLYIGRTFRRQYYTLWRYASAIMLIGSSTISHGSGLRPRLAPPGRWQRMGQARRQKQVRLSLENRLSEAFQIPQRTISEEYLTFISRIADYNPTQVVRLLNLDTDQLGLLIHDKVRAGKIIKEMEKEAKDEAKRKKVAQRGKEEQKTLEKTPSSEKSAPEKKQPSQSTLFSF, encoded by the coding sequence ATGATTATGGACTGGGCAGAGAAGTACAGGCCGAAGGAACTTGCGGATATTGTCGGCAACAGATCCGCAGTTCATCAACTCCTTGACTGGGCGAAGGACTGGACATCGGAGCACAAGCCTGTTCTTCTCTATGGCAAGCCCGGTATCGGGAAGACATCGACTGCGTATGCTCTGGCCCGGGATCTCGGATGGGAGATTATTGAACTGAATGCGAGTGATCAGCGGACAAAAGGTGCAATTGAGCGGATAGCGGGGAGCTCAAGTGTGACTGCCAGCCTCTCTGGTGCCAGGCGGCGGCTGATCCTCCTTGATGAAGCCGATAATCTTGAGGGTAATGCCGACCGCGGGGGGGCAAAGGCGATAGCAGATATCATCCGGCATTCACGCCAGCCGATTATTCTGATCGCAAATGATGCATATGGGGTCGCACCCGAGGTCCGGAAGCTCTGTGAACAGATACAGTTCCGGGCCGTCCCTGCCCGGTCACTTGCCCCGTATCTCAGAGGGATCTGCGCGTCAGAGGGTCTGCACTGTGATGAGGAAGCGATTCGGATGATCGCCGAGGATGCCCGGGGGGATATTCGATCAGCCCTGAATATGCTCTTTGGAACGTCGGTTGGCAGAGATCGAATAACCCCTGCCGATCTTCATGCCCATCAGAAAGATTCCCGCTCCACGATCTTTGATCTCATTGCAAAGACCATCTCAGGGAGCCCGGATGATACACTCATTCGTCTCTCGTATGAGGTTGAGGATACGCCTGATGCTGTTATTCAGTGGCTTGAGGGTGCTGTCGCCCAGCACCGGGAGGGATGGAGGCGGGCGTCCGGACTTTCCATACTTTCTCGTGCCGATCTCTATATTGGCCGGACATTCAGACGCCAGTACTATACCCTCTGGAGGTATGCGTCTGCGATTATGCTGATCGGATCATCCACAATCTCACATGGAAGCGGGCTTCGGCCCCGGCTTGCCCCTCCCGGCCGGTGGCAGAGGATGGGGCAGGCGCGCAGACAGAAACAGGTGCGCCTCTCTCTTGAGAATCGCCTCTCAGAGGCATTTCAGATACCACAGAGGACCATCTCTGAAGAATATCTGACATTTATTTCAAGGATTGCCGATTATAATCCGACACAGGTAGTCCGTCTTCTCAATCTTGATACTGACCAGCTCGGTCTCCTTATTCACGACAAGGTGCGTGCGGGGAAGATCATAAAAGAGATGGAAAAAGAGGCGAAAGACGAAGCGAAACGAAAGAAGGTGGCTCAGAGGGGAAAAGAGGAGCAAAAAACCCTGGAGAAGACGCCATCTTCAGAGAAGAGCGCTCCTGAGAAGAAACAGCCTTCTCAGTCCACCCTCTTCTCCTTCTGA
- a CDS encoding UPF0146 family protein — translation MRGYKHIEQCIGLYIGKRYKNIVEVGSGDNITSASIIRDMGGSILCIDIKPISSRNGLDVAIDDIHSPDLHLYQEADCIYAVRPGIEMMPDLIRIATTVGADLLVYHLGCEIYADGGEIINCGVILRRYVRSQKEKRVD, via the coding sequence ATGCGTGGGTATAAACATATTGAGCAATGTATCGGGCTCTATATTGGAAAGAGATACAAAAACATCGTAGAAGTCGGATCGGGGGATAATATAACCTCCGCAAGCATCATCAGAGATATGGGAGGATCAATCCTCTGTATTGATATCAAACCAATATCCAGCAGAAATGGACTGGATGTGGCTATCGATGATATTCATAGCCCTGACCTGCATCTCTATCAGGAGGCCGACTGCATCTATGCAGTCAGGCCGGGAATTGAGATGATGCCCGACCTCATCAGGATTGCCACAACAGTTGGAGCAGATCTTCTCGTCTATCACCTTGGGTGCGAGATATATGCAGATGGTGGTGAGATCATCAACTGTGGCGTCATACTCCGCCGGTATGTCAGGTCTCAGAAGGAGAAGAGGGTGGACTGA
- a CDS encoding archaemetzincin family Zn-dependent metalloprotease → MGILVYWDFRSPDGIQTPVHRIISGLIGCPADLIPGDHFPLDGYHRIRRQYDASRILDRISLFKRMHAIDTPFLLVIPDDIYTESSDFVFGLARSSTGSAVVSTARLENEYYGRDEDTGLLIERIAKEGLHEIGHLFGLTHCSIPECIMFQPGTMGELDRKQKWFCPGCRSLLPTL, encoded by the coding sequence ATGGGAATACTGGTTTATTGGGACTTTCGATCACCGGATGGTATTCAGACTCCGGTACACCGGATTATCTCGGGTCTGATCGGTTGTCCTGCTGACCTTATTCCTGGCGATCACTTTCCCCTTGATGGGTATCACCGAATTCGAAGGCAATATGATGCTAGTCGTATACTTGACAGGATCAGTCTCTTCAAACGTATGCATGCCATCGATACCCCGTTTCTTCTGGTGATACCGGATGATATCTACACCGAATCCTCGGACTTTGTCTTTGGTCTGGCACGCTCATCCACCGGATCGGCTGTTGTATCGACTGCCCGCCTTGAGAATGAATACTATGGTCGTGATGAAGATACCGGCCTGCTCATCGAGAGGATCGCAAAAGAAGGCCTGCATGAGATCGGCCATCTGTTTGGTCTGACTCATTGTTCCATACCCGAATGCATCATGTTCCAGCCAGGTACCATGGGTGAACTGGATCGCAAGCAAAAATGGTTCTGCCCGGGATGCCGATCACTCCTTCCGACACTCTGA
- the cas1 gene encoding CRISPR-associated endonuclease Cas1, whose translation MVQKKVPWHAIWGYGAHIKSTPGLLYVQKRSFQSSYPLDDIKHLLLVGGHTIQTATINRLLEKGSWLSFFDAHGTPLGTLRPFGGIGNEDISCLQTSVPSHRYVVEFAASSMRSRLLWLEELDSRHETGLFYRGEQDFLHQALHEVEFLVRIEEIRRIHSLSTTMYYEILSRLVPPELEFRRRTHRPHFDPINAMLSFGYALLFGNACVAVIGAHLDPDHGLLHQGGGGFIYDIIDPLKQSMVDSVVLDIAQNAKVSGKFELSQTRCVLGDDLISLLLERLYSTINQKMIDENVYSYLQSLHGGEFTMYYP comes from the coding sequence TTGGTTCAGAAGAAGGTTCCATGGCATGCTATATGGGGGTATGGGGCACATATCAAGTCAACTCCAGGGCTGTTATATGTTCAGAAACGCTCGTTTCAGTCGAGTTATCCTTTGGATGACATAAAGCACCTCCTGCTTGTGGGAGGGCACACAATCCAGACGGCAACGATCAACCGCCTCCTTGAAAAGGGATCATGGTTATCGTTCTTTGATGCACATGGCACCCCTCTGGGTACTCTCAGGCCATTTGGAGGAATTGGGAATGAGGATATATCCTGTCTTCAGACCTCAGTTCCCTCTCATCGGTATGTGGTTGAGTTTGCAGCATCCTCGATGCGCTCACGGCTTCTCTGGCTGGAAGAACTTGATTCCAGACACGAGACAGGTCTCTTCTATCGTGGAGAACAGGATTTCCTTCATCAGGCGCTACATGAGGTGGAATTCCTCGTCAGGATCGAAGAGATTCGTCGGATTCATTCTTTGTCGACGACGATGTATTACGAGATCCTCTCAAGGCTGGTTCCTCCGGAACTGGAGTTTCGGAGAAGAACGCATCGCCCCCACTTTGATCCGATAAACGCGATGCTCTCCTTTGGCTATGCCCTGCTCTTTGGAAATGCCTGTGTAGCTGTTATTGGTGCCCATCTGGATCCTGATCATGGCCTTCTGCATCAGGGGGGAGGAGGCTTTATTTATGATATCATCGATCCACTGAAGCAATCTATGGTTGACTCTGTCGTTCTGGATATTGCGCAGAACGCAAAAGTCTCAGGAAAATTTGAATTAAGCCAGACCCGGTGTGTACTCGGGGATGATCTCATCTCACTCCTTCTGGAGAGGCTTTATTCCACAATCAACCAGAAGATGATCGATGAGAATGTTTATTCATATCTCCAGTCTCTTCATGGTGGAGAGTTTACGATGTATTACCCGTAA
- a CDS encoding acylphosphatase has product MKTIEVIISGKVQRVGFRACARHIATNLGVAGEVENLTDGRVRILATGDGVILEKFVSMLYGCPRAIIRDIEVYHYIDTPFTDFSIKKANYG; this is encoded by the coding sequence ATGAAGACGATTGAAGTCATTATCTCAGGAAAAGTACAGAGAGTCGGATTTCGTGCCTGTGCCAGACATATCGCGACCAATCTTGGTGTTGCAGGGGAGGTTGAAAACCTGACCGATGGGAGGGTTCGCATACTTGCAACAGGCGATGGTGTCATCCTTGAAAAGTTTGTATCGATGCTGTATGGATGTCCACGGGCCATAATCAGGGATATAGAAGTATACCACTATATTGACACCCCGTTTACCGACTTCTCGATAAAAAAAGCAAATTACGGGTAA